One part of the Anaeromyxobacter sp. Fw109-5 genome encodes these proteins:
- the polX gene encoding DNA polymerase/3'-5' exonuclease PolX: MLDKFAVARALRELGTFLELEGENPFKVRAYENGARAVEAVEDLAARVESGRLTEVPGIGEALAKKIAELHRTGTLALLDRLRAKHPPGILELLQVPDLGPRKIAALHAALGVGTVSELEAACRAGRVRGVKGFGAKTEERILDGLRRMRERATERRVLLADALAVGEGIVAHLRGEPAALDVAVAGSTRRGKETVADLDVVAASRDPGALSVRLVGHPLVARTLARGGTKTSVELASGLQVDLRVVPPEDFPTLLHHFTGSKAHHVKLRGLARERGFTLSEWGLHRLPAGVRDAGSEEIAPDPAAKVPIESEAALYSALGLPFIPPELREDTGELEAARAGTLPEDLVRLEDVRGLVHCHTNWSDGRASLEEMARAAEALGVEYLTVTDHSVTASYAGGLDVERLRRQWDEIARVQEKVNVRLLRGTESDILEDGALDFPDRVLEQLDVVVASVHSRMKMDEDAMTRRLVRCMSLPVFKIWGHALGRLLLDRPSFACRVEEVLDALAASRGAVEVNGDPRRLELEPRWLRAATSRGIGVVLSVDAHSVRDLGYLRNAVTVARRGWVRRRQVLNTLGAEEFRRAVRPVG, encoded by the coding sequence ATGCTCGACAAGTTTGCCGTCGCGCGGGCGCTGCGCGAGCTCGGGACGTTCCTCGAGCTGGAGGGTGAGAACCCGTTCAAGGTACGGGCGTACGAGAACGGGGCGCGGGCCGTCGAGGCGGTCGAGGACCTCGCCGCCCGGGTCGAGTCGGGGCGCCTCACCGAGGTGCCCGGCATCGGCGAGGCGCTCGCGAAGAAGATCGCCGAGCTGCACCGCACCGGCACGCTCGCGCTGCTCGACCGCCTGCGCGCGAAGCACCCGCCCGGCATCCTCGAGCTGCTCCAGGTGCCGGATCTCGGCCCGCGGAAGATCGCGGCCCTTCACGCGGCGCTCGGGGTGGGGACCGTCTCCGAGCTCGAGGCCGCCTGCCGCGCGGGGCGCGTCCGCGGCGTGAAGGGCTTCGGCGCCAAGACCGAGGAGCGGATCCTGGACGGCCTGCGTCGCATGCGCGAGCGCGCCACCGAGCGGCGCGTGCTGCTCGCGGACGCCCTCGCCGTGGGCGAAGGGATCGTGGCGCACCTGCGCGGCGAGCCGGCCGCGCTCGACGTCGCCGTAGCGGGGTCGACCCGGCGCGGGAAGGAGACCGTCGCGGATCTCGACGTCGTCGCCGCCTCCCGCGACCCTGGCGCGCTCTCCGTGCGCCTCGTCGGCCATCCCCTCGTGGCGCGCACGCTCGCGAGGGGCGGCACCAAGACCAGCGTCGAGCTCGCCTCCGGCCTGCAGGTGGACCTCCGCGTGGTGCCGCCCGAGGACTTCCCCACCCTGCTCCACCACTTCACCGGCTCGAAGGCCCACCACGTGAAGCTGCGTGGGCTCGCGCGGGAGCGCGGGTTCACGCTGAGCGAGTGGGGCCTGCACCGGCTGCCGGCCGGCGTGCGGGACGCGGGGAGCGAGGAGATCGCCCCCGATCCCGCCGCGAAGGTCCCGATCGAGAGCGAGGCCGCGCTGTACTCCGCCCTGGGGCTGCCGTTCATCCCGCCGGAGCTGCGGGAGGACACGGGCGAGCTCGAGGCGGCGCGCGCGGGCACCCTGCCGGAGGACCTGGTCCGGCTCGAGGACGTGCGCGGCCTCGTGCACTGCCACACGAACTGGTCGGACGGGCGCGCGTCGCTCGAGGAGATGGCGCGCGCCGCCGAGGCGCTCGGGGTGGAGTACCTGACCGTCACCGACCACTCGGTCACCGCCTCCTACGCGGGCGGGCTCGACGTGGAGCGGCTCCGGCGGCAGTGGGACGAGATCGCGCGCGTCCAGGAGAAGGTGAACGTGCGGCTTCTGCGCGGCACCGAGTCGGACATCCTGGAGGACGGCGCGCTCGACTTCCCGGATCGCGTGCTCGAGCAGCTGGACGTGGTCGTCGCGAGCGTCCATTCGCGCATGAAGATGGACGAGGACGCGATGACGCGGCGGCTGGTGCGCTGCATGTCGTTGCCGGTGTTCAAGATCTGGGGCCACGCGCTGGGGCGCCTCCTGCTGGACCGGCCGTCGTTCGCCTGCCGCGTGGAGGAGGTCCTCGACGCGCTCGCCGCCTCGCGCGGCGCGGTGGAGGTGAACGGGGATCCCCGCCGCCTGGAGCTCGAGCCGCGCTGGCTTCGGGCGGCGACCTCGCGCGGCATCGGCGTGGTCCTCTCGGTGGACGCGCACTCGGTGCGAGATCTCGGCTACCTGCGCAACGCCGTGACCGTGGCGCGGCGCGGCTGGGTGCGCCGGCGGCAGGTGCTGAACACCCTCGGCGCCGAGGAGTTCCGGCGCGCGGTGCGCCCGGTCGGGTGA
- a CDS encoding tetratricopeptide repeat protein has translation MPPPRVVTVLVAALAVTVGGCRGAHGRAAAQPPREVLVEVLPRTARVELDGRPLAPGDGAIAAPAAEEEHVLRVSADGFEPEERVLPAESLDGARIATALRPSGFDAAGAIDYDDAAGLAIAATWLAEAGEPRDAIDYAERAIAVDPGVALAHRALGDARAREGDRAAAIAAWAEYLRRAPEAPDAAAVERRMEAARGDVQLR, from the coding sequence ATGCCGCCTCCCCGCGTCGTCACCGTCCTCGTCGCTGCGCTCGCCGTCACGGTGGGTGGCTGCCGTGGCGCGCACGGCCGCGCCGCCGCGCAGCCGCCGCGGGAGGTGCTCGTCGAGGTGCTGCCGCGGACGGCGCGGGTGGAGCTGGACGGGCGCCCCCTCGCGCCGGGCGACGGCGCGATCGCCGCCCCCGCGGCGGAGGAGGAGCACGTGCTGCGCGTCTCGGCCGACGGCTTCGAGCCGGAGGAGCGGGTCCTCCCGGCCGAGAGCCTGGACGGCGCGCGAATCGCGACGGCGCTCCGGCCGAGCGGCTTCGACGCGGCGGGCGCGATCGACTACGACGACGCGGCGGGGCTCGCGATCGCCGCGACCTGGCTCGCGGAGGCCGGCGAGCCTCGCGACGCGATCGACTATGCGGAGCGCGCCATCGCGGTGGACCCGGGCGTCGCCCTCGCCCACCGCGCGCTGGGCGACGCGCGCGCGCGGGAGGGTGATCGCGCCGCCGCGATCGCCGCCTGGGCGGAGTACCTGCGGCGCGCGCCGGAAGCGCCGGACGCGGCGGCGGTGGAGCGGCGGATGGAGGCGGCGCGCGGCGACGTGCAGCTCCGCTAG
- a CDS encoding molybdenum cofactor biosynthesis protein B translates to MGHEDHRREAPRTVRVFVVTASDTRGEAEDESGAYLKTVVAASGHALAGYRLVKDEPALIRAALDEAVRAGADAVIVNGGTGIAARDRTYEAVAGLLDKRLDGFGELFRMLSYGEIGSAAMLSRAVAGVWGGRAVFSVPGSGAAVRLAWEKLIGPELGHVIRELRKDSPRPA, encoded by the coding sequence ATGGGACACGAGGACCACAGGAGAGAGGCCCCGAGGACGGTGAGGGTCTTCGTCGTGACCGCGTCCGACACACGCGGCGAGGCCGAGGACGAGAGCGGCGCGTATCTGAAGACGGTCGTCGCCGCGTCGGGCCACGCCCTCGCCGGATACCGCTTGGTGAAGGACGAGCCCGCCCTCATCCGGGCGGCGCTCGACGAGGCGGTGCGCGCGGGCGCGGACGCGGTGATCGTGAACGGCGGGACCGGCATCGCCGCACGCGACCGAACCTACGAGGCCGTGGCGGGCCTGCTCGACAAGCGGCTCGACGGGTTCGGCGAGCTGTTCCGGATGCTCTCGTACGGCGAGATCGGCTCGGCCGCGATGCTGTCGCGCGCGGTGGCCGGGGTGTGGGGCGGGCGCGCCGTCTTCTCGGTGCCCGGCTCCGGCGCGGCGGTGCGGCTCGCCTGGGAGAAGCTCATCGGGCCCGAGCTCGGCCACGTGATCCGCGAGCTCCGCAAGGACTCGCCGCGGCCGGCGTGA
- a CDS encoding two-component system response regulator gives MQTPVRILVVDDAEPVRKILVQTLRAMGFEALQADSGPAALLQVLASPPDVAIVDQWMPDMTGAELVRLMRGSLDPRVRSIAVIGLSGRPGSERELLAAGALTFLPKPFRIAQLSAALRLAVEPAVPAASSAA, from the coding sequence ATGCAGACACCGGTGCGGATCCTGGTGGTCGACGACGCGGAACCCGTTCGAAAGATCCTCGTGCAGACGCTTCGCGCGATGGGCTTCGAGGCGTTGCAGGCCGACTCGGGGCCCGCGGCGCTCCTCCAGGTGCTGGCCTCCCCGCCCGACGTCGCGATCGTGGATCAGTGGATGCCGGACATGACGGGCGCGGAGCTCGTCCGGCTCATGCGCGGCTCCCTCGATCCCCGCGTGCGCTCGATCGCGGTCATCGGACTGTCGGGGCGCCCCGGCAGCGAGCGCGAGCTGCTGGCCGCCGGCGCGCTCACGTTCCTGCCCAAGCCCTTCCGCATCGCGCAGCTCTCCGCTGCGCTGAGGCTCGCCGTGGAGCCCGCGGTCCCCGCCGCCTCCTCCGCGGCCTGA
- a CDS encoding TIGR02757 family protein: MRRRPHLLSPERAAALRPLLDALDAALDRTARIAADPVELPRRYPDPGDAEVAALVAASLAYGRADVFKPVVERVLSAMGPSPAAFARDFARAPDAAFFSGATYRFNRPPDLAALAAAIGEVRARHGSLGARFAALLREAGGGDGALRTALARFASELRAAPAVAPLLAGRGARGLLHLLPDAAGPGASKRWNLYLRWMVRGPDGVDLGLWREVPPSALVVPLDTHVHRVARALGLTRRPDASWRTAEEITASLRRVDPADPVRYDFALCHLGMSGACPARRDARRCAACALGGACLTAARGSRARARSARPRSGSARAGTS; encoded by the coding sequence ATGCGCCGCCGGCCGCACCTCCTCTCCCCCGAGCGCGCCGCGGCGCTCCGGCCGCTGCTCGACGCGCTCGACGCCGCGCTCGATCGCACCGCCCGGATCGCGGCGGATCCGGTCGAGCTCCCGCGCCGCTACCCGGATCCGGGCGACGCGGAGGTGGCGGCGCTCGTCGCCGCGAGCCTCGCCTACGGGCGGGCCGACGTGTTCAAGCCGGTGGTCGAGCGGGTGCTCTCCGCGATGGGGCCCTCCCCGGCGGCGTTCGCGAGGGACTTCGCGCGCGCCCCGGACGCCGCCTTCTTCTCCGGCGCGACCTACCGCTTCAACCGTCCGCCCGATCTCGCCGCCCTCGCGGCGGCCATCGGCGAGGTCCGCGCTCGCCACGGCTCGCTCGGCGCCCGGTTCGCGGCCCTGCTCCGCGAGGCGGGGGGCGGCGACGGCGCGCTGCGGACCGCGCTCGCGCGCTTCGCCTCCGAGCTCCGCGCCGCGCCCGCCGTCGCGCCGCTGCTCGCCGGCCGCGGAGCACGCGGCCTGCTCCACCTGCTGCCCGACGCGGCCGGACCGGGCGCGTCGAAGCGCTGGAACCTGTACCTGCGCTGGATGGTGCGGGGTCCCGACGGCGTCGATCTGGGCCTGTGGCGTGAGGTCCCTCCCTCCGCGCTCGTCGTGCCGCTCGACACGCACGTTCACCGGGTGGCGCGCGCGCTGGGCCTCACCCGGCGGCCCGACGCGAGCTGGCGGACGGCCGAGGAGATCACCGCCTCCCTGCGGCGGGTCGATCCCGCCGACCCGGTCCGCTACGACTTCGCCCTCTGTCACCTCGGGATGAGCGGGGCCTGCCCGGCGCGGCGGGACGCGCGCCGCTGCGCCGCCTGCGCGCTCGGCGGCGCCTGCCTCACCGCGGCGAGGGGGTCGCGTGCGCGAGCGCGGTCGGCTCGCCCGCGTAGCGGCAGCGCCAGAGCTGGAACGTCGTGA
- a CDS encoding glycosyltransferase family 39 protein: MHDRRLAAAALCLVAATTLAHVGYAGLLALAPQEAYYWEWARRLDLSYFDHPPLAAWTIALTTRALDDSERSIRLAAALHSAIFCVFYWLAARRLFGARAALVALGAGLAVPLFSLGQVIVTPDGPLLSGWAMALYFTVRALDEERPRWLLAAGAATGWALLGKYTAVLLLPQILLVLLLDPRGRRMLRTPWPWAGAALALAAFSPVIAWNLRHDLASFAFQTEGRVSHLSLRPVRVARFLGLQALLVTPLVLLLALEGVARAIQRRADPAFRVCAIFSVPLLLVAAAASPFLWVKGNWLAPVYPTAVAAATALALTGGRWRRRIGLAGVGLALLGTLYAHLVPLVPAVPFTAREEGSAGWRALAARVESERASLGPEAFVAGCNYKVSAELAYYLPGRPRTWSAEIAGDPGLQYRLWFVPAELQGREGILVLDPREKHTCERREEACRPLTPLPPLEVKRGDDTVTTFQLWRCRYAGEPTALAHATPSPR, from the coding sequence GTGCACGACCGCCGCCTCGCCGCCGCCGCGCTGTGCCTGGTGGCGGCGACGACGCTCGCGCACGTGGGGTACGCCGGGCTCCTCGCCCTCGCTCCGCAGGAGGCGTACTACTGGGAGTGGGCGCGCCGGCTCGACCTCTCCTACTTCGATCACCCGCCCCTCGCCGCCTGGACCATCGCCCTCACCACCCGCGCGCTGGACGACTCGGAGCGCTCGATCCGGCTCGCGGCGGCGCTGCACTCCGCGATCTTCTGCGTCTTCTACTGGCTCGCGGCGCGGCGCCTGTTCGGGGCGCGGGCGGCGCTCGTCGCGCTGGGGGCAGGCCTCGCCGTCCCGCTGTTCTCGCTGGGCCAGGTGATCGTCACCCCCGACGGGCCGCTCCTCTCCGGCTGGGCGATGGCGCTGTACTTCACGGTTCGTGCGCTCGACGAGGAGCGGCCCCGCTGGCTGCTCGCGGCGGGCGCCGCCACCGGCTGGGCGCTGCTGGGCAAGTACACGGCGGTCCTGCTGCTCCCCCAGATCCTGCTCGTGCTCCTCCTCGACCCCCGCGGCCGGCGCATGCTCCGCACGCCCTGGCCGTGGGCCGGGGCGGCGCTGGCGCTCGCAGCCTTCTCCCCGGTGATCGCCTGGAACCTCCGGCACGATCTGGCGAGCTTCGCCTTCCAGACCGAGGGGCGCGTCTCGCACCTGTCGCTGCGCCCCGTGCGCGTCGCGCGCTTCCTGGGGCTGCAGGCCCTCCTCGTCACGCCCCTCGTGCTGCTGCTCGCGCTCGAGGGCGTGGCGCGGGCGATCCAGCGGCGCGCCGACCCGGCCTTCCGCGTCTGCGCCATCTTCTCCGTGCCGCTGCTGCTGGTGGCGGCCGCGGCGTCGCCGTTCCTCTGGGTGAAGGGCAACTGGCTCGCGCCCGTCTACCCCACGGCGGTCGCCGCCGCGACGGCGCTGGCGCTCACGGGGGGACGCTGGCGGCGCCGGATCGGGCTCGCCGGCGTCGGCCTCGCGCTGCTCGGGACCCTGTACGCGCACCTCGTCCCGCTCGTGCCCGCCGTTCCCTTCACCGCGCGCGAGGAGGGCTCCGCCGGCTGGCGCGCGCTCGCGGCGAGGGTCGAGAGCGAGCGCGCCTCGCTCGGGCCCGAGGCGTTCGTGGCGGGGTGCAACTACAAGGTCTCGGCCGAGCTCGCGTACTACCTCCCCGGGCGGCCGCGGACCTGGTCGGCGGAGATCGCGGGGGACCCGGGGTTGCAGTACCGGCTGTGGTTCGTGCCCGCCGAGCTCCAGGGACGCGAGGGGATCCTCGTGCTGGACCCGCGGGAGAAGCACACGTGCGAGCGCCGGGAGGAGGCCTGCCGCCCGCTCACGCCGCTGCCGCCCCTGGAGGTGAAGCGCGGCGACGACACGGTCACGACGTTCCAGCTCTGGCGCTGCCGCTACGCGGGCGAGCCGACCGCGCTCGCGCACGCGACCCCCTCGCCGCGGTGA
- a CDS encoding diadenylate cyclase, translating to MADGKFDREFLRGALALTARSEVDRLLLVSDHPMSPNEIRGRPIKRKLVYAVTSEGLANQLRARKYTAVVIPPYDYTRIEKIKVAVVAAQSAGLVRDGDTILALSGPGQDRVVDTLVKVEIGSEDPEEKIRVDTLGLPPGFSSQVVESLIHTAMEIGAEGYEGHPVGTILVIGDSTAVMEKSRQLILNPFQGISEAERNALDPPIREAIKTFSALDGAFIIREDGVVLAAGRYLLTMSRDVKLPMGLGARHSAAASISAESKCVAVTVSQTTGTVRVFREGEIALELRQKLRRV from the coding sequence ATGGCCGACGGGAAGTTCGACCGCGAGTTCCTGCGCGGCGCGCTCGCGCTGACGGCGCGCTCCGAGGTGGACCGGCTGCTGCTCGTCTCGGACCACCCGATGTCGCCGAACGAGATCCGGGGGCGGCCGATCAAGCGCAAGCTCGTCTACGCCGTGACGAGCGAGGGGCTCGCCAACCAGCTCAGGGCCCGCAAGTACACCGCCGTCGTCATCCCGCCCTACGATTACACGCGGATCGAGAAGATCAAGGTCGCCGTGGTCGCCGCGCAGTCCGCGGGGCTCGTGCGCGACGGCGACACGATCCTGGCCCTGTCCGGTCCCGGCCAGGATCGGGTGGTGGACACGCTCGTCAAGGTGGAGATCGGCTCCGAGGATCCCGAGGAGAAGATCCGGGTCGACACGCTGGGGTTGCCGCCCGGGTTCTCGTCGCAGGTGGTGGAGAGCCTCATCCATACGGCGATGGAGATCGGGGCCGAGGGGTACGAGGGCCACCCGGTGGGCACCATCCTCGTCATCGGCGACTCCACCGCCGTGATGGAGAAGAGCCGGCAGCTCATCCTGAACCCGTTCCAGGGGATCAGCGAAGCGGAGCGGAACGCGCTCGACCCTCCCATCCGCGAGGCCATCAAGACCTTCTCCGCGCTGGACGGCGCCTTCATCATCCGGGAGGACGGGGTCGTGCTCGCCGCCGGCCGCTACCTCCTCACGATGTCGCGCGACGTGAAGCTGCCGATGGGGCTGGGGGCGCGGCACAGCGCCGCGGCGTCGATCTCCGCCGAGTCGAAGTGCGTCGCGGTGACGGTGTCGCAGACCACCGGCACCGTCCGCGTCTTCCGGGAAGGCGAGATCGCGCTGGAGCTGCGCCAGAAGCTCCGTCGCGTGTGA
- a CDS encoding TraR/DksA C4-type zinc finger protein has protein sequence MNKKDLKKFKTMLEESKRQLLLSAKKTLTEEASFDTDDLPDEIDLASSEYTQSMIFRLRDREKFLLAKIDKALARIENGTFGICERCEEEISVKRLEARPVTTLCIRCKEEQEQKEKSFG, from the coding sequence TTGAACAAGAAGGATCTCAAGAAGTTCAAGACGATGCTCGAGGAGTCGAAGCGGCAGCTGCTGCTCTCCGCGAAGAAGACGCTCACGGAGGAGGCGAGCTTCGACACCGACGATCTCCCCGACGAGATCGATCTCGCGTCCAGCGAGTACACGCAGTCGATGATCTTCCGCCTGCGCGACCGCGAGAAGTTCCTCCTCGCGAAGATCGACAAGGCGCTCGCCCGCATCGAGAACGGCACGTTCGGGATCTGCGAGCGCTGCGAGGAGGAGATCTCGGTGAAGCGTCTCGAGGCGCGGCCGGTGACGACGCTCTGCATCCGCTGCAAGGAGGAGCAGGAGCAGAAGGAGAAGTCCTTCGGCTAG
- a CDS encoding MTH1187 family thiamine-binding protein, whose amino-acid sequence MAVVFVTITPLGTGTPSVSRYVAGVERILRGTKLTHQLTAMGTIIEGDLDEILAVVRRMHEHPFTEGAVRVSTLVKIDDRRDREHTIAGKMRSVEEKLR is encoded by the coding sequence ATGGCCGTCGTCTTCGTCACCATCACGCCGCTCGGCACCGGGACGCCGAGCGTCTCGCGCTACGTCGCGGGCGTGGAGCGGATCCTCCGCGGCACGAAGCTCACCCACCAGCTCACCGCGATGGGCACCATCATCGAGGGCGACCTCGACGAGATCCTCGCGGTCGTGCGGCGGATGCACGAGCACCCATTCACGGAAGGTGCAGTGCGCGTGTCCACGCTCGTGAAGATCGACGACCGCCGCGATCGCGAGCACACGATCGCGGGCAAGATGCGCTCGGTGGAGGAGAAGCTCCGCTAG
- a CDS encoding bifunctional (p)ppGpp synthetase/guanosine-3',5'-bis(diphosphate) 3'-pyrophosphohydrolase, producing the protein MLRLNDILDRVAGYHPGPDLDLIKKAYVYSAKVHQGQIRKSGEPYLIHPLEVAGLLAELKLDEASVVTGLLHDTIEDTLATKEEIAELFGPEIAELVDGVTKLSQFSAANTQEEKQAENFRKMVVAMAKDIRVLLVKLADRTHNMRTLDHMKPESQERIARETLDIYAPLANRLGIQWLKSELEDLSFKYLRPQDYVELSTRVEAEQKEKGEFVEEVVDLIRTRLTGAGINAQVSGRVKHVYSIWRKMRQLDVDFDQIQDVIGFRVIVDSVAECYESLGIIHSLWKPVPGRFKDYIAIPKPNLYQSLHTTVVGPRGERIEVQIRTKEMHRIAEEGVAAHWAYKEKGRDGKGAELSKKDAESFGWLRQLVEWQRELADPREFLETVKVDLFSDEVFVFTPKGAVKSLPRGATPVDFAYTIHSEVGEHTVGAKVNGKLVPLRYKLKNGDTVEILTSPNAHPSKDWLSFVKTSRAQARIRQFIRQAEHRRSLEIGRDVAEREFRRFGVALGKVQKGGELEKAAQSLGYRAADDLLAAIGYGKVAPAEVIRQLVPADKLAETAPTEPSPTSRLTEIFRKVARRPAGGVRINGIDDVLVRFGRCCNPVPGDSIVGFITRGRGVTVHTLACDKVMEIVPERRVDVAWDVKGDFKRQISIRVITSDRPGILAKISQIFSEAGLNISQASCRTTPGERAVNDFEVTVGDLKQLNSVIRNLERIEGVQSVERV; encoded by the coding sequence TTGCTGCGCCTCAACGACATCCTGGACCGGGTCGCCGGCTACCATCCGGGTCCCGACCTGGACCTGATCAAGAAGGCGTACGTCTACTCCGCCAAGGTCCACCAGGGGCAGATCCGGAAGTCGGGCGAGCCGTACCTCATCCATCCGCTCGAGGTCGCGGGCCTCCTGGCCGAGCTCAAGCTCGACGAGGCTTCGGTCGTCACGGGGCTCCTCCACGACACCATCGAGGACACCCTCGCGACGAAGGAGGAGATCGCGGAGCTGTTCGGGCCCGAGATCGCGGAGCTGGTCGACGGCGTCACCAAGCTCTCCCAGTTCAGCGCCGCGAACACCCAGGAGGAGAAGCAGGCCGAGAACTTCCGCAAGATGGTCGTGGCGATGGCGAAGGACATCCGCGTCCTGCTCGTGAAGCTCGCCGATCGCACGCACAACATGCGGACCCTGGACCACATGAAGCCGGAGTCGCAGGAGCGGATCGCGCGCGAGACGCTCGACATCTACGCCCCGCTCGCGAACCGGCTCGGGATCCAGTGGCTGAAGAGCGAGCTCGAGGATCTCTCGTTCAAGTACCTGCGGCCGCAGGACTACGTCGAGCTGTCGACGCGCGTCGAGGCGGAGCAGAAGGAGAAGGGCGAGTTCGTCGAGGAGGTGGTCGACCTCATCCGCACCCGCCTCACCGGCGCCGGCATCAACGCGCAGGTCTCGGGGCGCGTGAAGCACGTCTACTCGATCTGGCGGAAGATGCGGCAGCTCGACGTGGACTTCGATCAGATCCAGGACGTCATCGGCTTCCGCGTGATCGTCGACTCGGTGGCCGAGTGCTACGAGTCGCTCGGCATCATCCACTCGCTGTGGAAGCCGGTGCCGGGCCGCTTCAAGGACTACATCGCGATCCCGAAGCCGAACCTGTACCAGTCCCTCCACACGACCGTGGTCGGGCCGCGCGGCGAGCGCATCGAGGTGCAGATCCGCACCAAGGAGATGCACCGGATCGCCGAGGAGGGCGTCGCCGCCCACTGGGCGTACAAGGAGAAGGGGCGGGACGGGAAGGGCGCCGAGCTCTCGAAGAAGGACGCGGAGAGCTTCGGCTGGCTGCGGCAGCTCGTCGAGTGGCAGCGCGAGCTCGCCGATCCGCGCGAGTTCCTGGAGACGGTCAAGGTCGACCTCTTCTCCGACGAGGTCTTCGTCTTCACGCCGAAGGGCGCGGTGAAGAGCCTGCCCCGCGGCGCCACGCCCGTGGACTTCGCGTACACCATCCACTCCGAGGTGGGCGAGCACACCGTCGGCGCGAAGGTGAACGGCAAGCTCGTACCGCTCCGCTACAAGCTCAAGAACGGCGACACGGTCGAGATCCTCACCTCGCCGAACGCGCACCCCTCGAAGGACTGGCTCAGCTTCGTCAAGACGAGCCGGGCGCAGGCCCGCATCCGGCAGTTCATCCGGCAGGCGGAGCACCGCCGCTCCCTCGAGATCGGGCGCGACGTGGCGGAGCGCGAGTTCCGGCGCTTCGGCGTGGCGCTCGGGAAGGTGCAGAAGGGCGGCGAGCTCGAGAAGGCGGCGCAGTCCCTGGGCTACCGGGCGGCGGACGACCTCCTCGCCGCCATCGGCTACGGCAAGGTCGCGCCGGCGGAGGTGATCCGGCAGCTGGTCCCCGCCGACAAGCTGGCCGAGACCGCGCCCACCGAGCCGTCGCCGACCTCGCGGCTCACCGAGATCTTCCGCAAGGTGGCGCGCCGCCCGGCGGGCGGCGTGCGCATCAACGGCATCGACGACGTGCTCGTGCGCTTCGGGCGCTGCTGCAACCCGGTGCCGGGCGACTCGATCGTCGGCTTCATCACCCGGGGGCGAGGCGTGACCGTCCACACGCTGGCCTGCGACAAGGTCATGGAGATCGTGCCGGAGCGGCGCGTCGACGTCGCGTGGGACGTGAAGGGCGACTTCAAGCGCCAGATCTCGATCCGGGTCATCACGAGCGATCGCCCCGGCATCCTCGCGAAGATCTCGCAGATCTTCAGCGAGGCCGGGCTCAACATCTCTCAGGCGAGCTGCCGCACGACGCCCGGCGAGCGCGCCGTGAACGACTTCGAGGTGACGGTCGGAGACCTGAAGCAGCTCAACTCGGTCATCCGCAACCTCGAGCGGATCGAGGGCGTCCAGTCCGTCGAGCGCGTCTGA
- a CDS encoding RidA family protein → MKRILSTPAAPQAIGPYSQAVEARGARTLFLSGQIPLDPATGELVPGDVEAQTARVMENLRAVLAAGGAGFEHVVRTTIFLADLGDFARVNAVYGRYFPGEPPARATVGVAALPRGARVEIDAVAVVD, encoded by the coding sequence ATGAAGCGGATCCTCTCCACCCCGGCCGCGCCCCAGGCGATCGGCCCCTACAGCCAGGCGGTCGAGGCGCGCGGAGCGCGCACGCTGTTCCTCTCCGGCCAGATCCCGCTCGATCCCGCCACGGGCGAGCTCGTCCCGGGCGACGTCGAGGCGCAGACGGCCCGGGTCATGGAGAACCTTCGCGCCGTGCTCGCCGCCGGCGGAGCCGGGTTCGAGCACGTGGTGCGCACGACCATCTTCCTCGCCGACCTCGGCGACTTCGCCCGCGTGAACGCGGTGTACGGAAGGTACTTCCCCGGCGAGCCGCCGGCGCGCGCCACGGTCGGGGTCGCCGCGCTGCCCCGCGGTGCCCGCGTCGAGATCGACGCCGTCGCCGTCGTGGACTAG